In Aspergillus nidulans FGSC A4 chromosome II, a single window of DNA contains:
- a CDS encoding uncharacterized protein (transcript_id=CADANIAT00004681), translating into MRLIEDLAYGKTAPTDLIHLKIADPITQSLKHGGEVDDMAGVIGTVANKGIHNNNGLGHGKTSSELKIYEMVQLPCTLDNPSYFADPYVAKTGRDASGYVLAGLAQAIAFSNGLDPVMVVLVQPKANTKSKSKDMDRNKWTQKVVFQDDGHILRTASTAVLVAIDPDENNGKKQANLFVTGPLGQGVVTPVNARGDIYACGYTPIRPLLDNLEEIKPYLCNQF; encoded by the exons ATGAGACTCATTGAGGATCTTGCGTACGGAAAGACAGCCCCGACCGACCTGATCCACCTGAAGATCGCGGATCCCATCACTCAGAGCCTGAAGCACGGAGGCGAGGTAGATGACATGGCCGGTGTGATTGGAACCGTGGCGAACAAAGGTATTCACAACAACAACGGTTTGGGTCACGGCAAGACCTCGTCAGAA CTCAAGATTTACGAGATGGTTCAACTTCCCTGCACTCTGGACAATCCGTCCTACTTTGCCGATCCGTACGTTGCCAAAACCGGGAGAGATGCCAGCGGGTATGTTCTTGCTGGCCTAGCACAGGCAATCGCCTTCTCGAATGGACTGGACCCGGTGATGGTCGTGCTGGTCCAGCCCAAGGCAAACACCAAgtcaaagagcaaagacaTGGACCGCAACAAATGGACACAAAAGGTGGTTTTCCAAGATGACGGGCATATTCTCCGAACCGCCAGCACAGCTGTTCTGGTAGCAATTGACCCGGATGAGAACAATgggaaaaagcaagcaaaCCTCTTTGTGACCGGTCCGCTGGGCCAAGGGGTCGTG ACGCCAGTCAATGCGCGTGGTGATATATATGCATGCGGATATACACCTATTCGGCCCCTTCTCGATAACCTCGAGGAAATCAAACCCTACCTCTGCAACCAGTTCTAA
- a CDS encoding uncharacterized protein (transcript_id=CADANIAT00004685) — translation MPARSQSRITTACNSCRQRKQKCSGNRGPAKGYIEALERRLQETEGLLLGILQQVSDSQLAESIPVPHHDPPGQLRSAKRGSEYWKLFPLRSVQEIRAWQEDCQRSVPERASTSTSTPQLAQGDLSTPTVGDEPGIERASLQIQQESPGPQPSLTTSSRPLSEEKTSLTTMALKKIIVVGAGPSGLLLGLLLSKQGVHVELLDAEAKVSDQPRAAHYASPAAYELDRAGVLEDVKSRGFALKNMAWRKPDATFVAGTTTEHLPADYPHRMVVLPLDQLGELLVEHTQRQPTADLKWSHRVVKVGQEADHAWVDVETPSGRQRMTADYIIGCDGASSTVRRELFGPEYPGETLNAQIIATNVYYDFSKDFPTDTSFIIHPDNLFMVARITNDGLYRVTYKDIPNLSREEYISRQPKRYEEILPSHPKPHEYKITNISPYKLQQRCAPSFRVGRVLLAADAAHLCNPFGGLGLTGGIADIGSLYDALIGIHKGLADEEILTKYADIRKQIWKEIIDPMSRENFARLHQDAETARENDPFFRLCVQAETDADLSRELAMGYDKLRVDMTQFYNLDA, via the exons ATGCCTGCTCGATCACAGTCACGAATCACAACTGCTTGTAACTCCTGTCGTCAACGAAAGCAGAAG TGCAGCGGAAATCG AGGACCCGCAAAGGGCTACATCGAAGCCCTTGAGCGCCGTCTCCAAGAGACCGAAGGCCTCCTTCTGGGGATCCTGCAGCAGGTTTCCGACTCTCAGCTAGCAGAAAGTATCCCAGTCCCACATCATGATCCCCCGGGGCAGCTCCGGTCCGCAAAAAGGGGCAGCGAGTACTGGAAGCTGTTCCCACTAAGATCTGTGCAGGAGATCCGCGCCTGGCAGGAAGATTGTCAGCGATCTGTGCCCGAACGGGCTTCTACTTCTACGTCTACGCCTCAGCTTGCCCAAGGTGATTTGTCTACTCCAACAGTTGGAGACGAACCGGGCATTGAACGAGCCAGTTTGCAGATACAGCAGGAGAGCCCGGGACCACAGCCGAGCTTGA CTACAAGTTCACGTCCACTGTCAGAAGAGAAGACAAGTCTTACAACTATGGCTCTCAAGAAG atcatcgtcgtcggcgcAGGCCCTTCAGGCCTGCTCCTTGGCCTTTTACTCTCCAAACAAGGCGTACATGTAGAGCTCCTGGATGCAGAAGCGAAAGTCAGTGACCAGCCACGTGCAGCGCATTATGCCTCGCCGGCCGCCTACGAGCTCGACCGCGCGGGAGTCCTGGAAGACGTAAAATCCCGCGGCTTCGCCCTCAAAAACATGGCCTGGCGCAAACCCGACGCAACTTTCGTGGCAGGCACCACGACTGAACATCTTCCTGCAGATTATCCACACCGCATGGTGGTGCTACCGCTAGACCAGCTCGGTGAACTTCTAGTAGAGCACACTCAGCGCCAGCCGACGGCTGATCTCAAATGGTCTCACCGTGTGGTAAAAGTTGGACAAGAAGCAGACCATGCCTGGGTGGATGTTGAGACCCCAAGCGGCCGGCAACGCATGACTGCAGACTATATAATCGGCTGCGACGGCGCGAGCAGTACTGTTCGCCGAGAACTCTTCGGGCCTGAATACCCGGGCGAGACACTCAATGCGCAAATTATCGCAACAAAT GTCTACTACGACTTTTCGAAAGATTTTCCGACAgacaccagcttcatcatccaCCCAGACAACCTGTTCATGGTCGCGCGCATCACAAACGACGGCCTATACCGCGTCACGTATAAAGATATCCCCAACCTCTCGCGTGAAGAATATATCTCTCGCCAACCGAAACGCTACGAAGAAATCCTTCCAAGCCACCCAAAACCCCATGAGTACAAGATCACCAATATCTCTCCGTACAAACTGCAGCAGCGCTGCGCTCCTTCCTTCCGCGTGGGACGCGTGCTTCTTGCAGCTGATGCGGCGCATCTGTGTAACCCTTT cggcggcctcggcctgACTGGCGGCATCGCGGACATCGGCAGCCTCTACGATGCCTTGATCGGAATCCACAAAGGTCtcgcagatgaagaaattcTTACCAAATACGCCGACATTCGGAAACAGATCTGGAAGGAAATCATTGACCCGATGTCGAGAGAGAACTTTGCGCGGCTGCATCAGGACGCCGAGACTGCGAGGGAAAATGATCCGTTCTTCAGGCTTTGTGTGCAGGCCGAGACAGATGCGGATCTCAGTAGGGAGCTTGCCATGGGGTATGACAAGTTAAGGGTTGATATGACGCAGTTTTACAACCTAGATGCATAG
- a CDS encoding uncharacterized protein (transcript_id=CADANIAT00004680) codes for MNIRKTPPNYQGDYQISLEQCIPFGNIRPFTNASRMVKERIIEREIGPRIPFGSMCLLRDRPENIDTLL; via the exons ATGAA TATCCGAAAAACACCGCCAAACTACCAAGGCGACTACCAGATTAGTCTTGAACA GTGTATTCCATTTGGTAACATCCGACCCTTCACCAATGCCAGCCGTATGGTAAAAGAACGCATCATTGAGCGAGAAATAGGACCGCGAATCCCATTCGGCAGCATGTGTCTTCTGCGCGACAGACCCGAGAATATCGATACCCTTTTGTAA
- a CDS encoding transcription factor domain-containing protein (transcript_id=CADANIAT00004686): MATPEIGSLTAHSPQESQFVGSSSGVFFINTVRRAFGSTSREFPQPEDTLVGSEDSLQDLRSDTQASAEETPVSQWKYDPSIACVLGQAPPQQLAKDLMMVYFKVWHPLFPFLHGPTFLRAMEGLYGEGAEQTAAEGEAERREPQQHQQQQQNKRHTSTAWTAIFQCVFHLAMLITPDLPLPPSCRIQPPISSSIHTLLTPLTARHDLLSLQALLAAQLYLVATMSLRTASTVGGCMLRSMLHAGLHRCPFRYRELSASATSQHRHLRKRIFWSAYALDRYLSQALGLPLGVQDSDIDVCPPGAPEVHRPLQHLPVAGANMIGLSEEEAAAEAERTRRETPFASYVQSGKLTGEALELFHKSIYVRSVSQTSVLLLTTSVHKWWNGLDLPPPPPPAPPSSLETRETEEAPFNYTPFFTILYHHLLLLLHRPALSLPNGTPEFLSALQSCISAARHILSALNTQKDAGQAFFWPGFLSAAWMAGLVLAFACQLGQYVLPKGCAEIENCLEILGIMAGQWEPARHCQRALRVLLKAVSGGSSVTASNGTAGIENSNEMATIGHGAQQHLHTISVGEDASSVATAQPVSATNGRKKRKLELSSAETQLQDSTVDQETITESGVTGGSELFTPGEIGGQDVGWGHALGLDFNMVDLLQEGNFDSLMDLFGQQYPTF; the protein is encoded by the coding sequence ATGGCAACCCCCGAAATCGGCTCTTTAACAGCACACTCACCCCAAGAAAGCCAATTCGTTGGTTCCTCCAGTggggtcttcttcatcaacaccGTCCGGCGTGCATTCGGCTCAACCTCGCGCGAATTTCCTCAACCAGAGGATACGCTTGTAGGCAGCGAGGACTCCCTGCAAGACCTGCGCTCAGATACCCAGGCAAGCGCAGAAGAAACGCCGGTCTCGCAATGGAAATACGACCCCTCCATCGCGTGTGTGCTTGGCCaagcgccgccgcagcagctAGCAAAAGATCTGATGATGGTCTATTTCAAAGTATGGCATCCGCTGTTTCCGTTCTTGCATGGCCCAACTTTCTTGAGGGCTATGGAGGGGCTGTATGGGGAGGGAGCCGAACAGACGGCGGCTGAGGGTGAAGCTGAACGACGagagcctcagcagcaccagcaacagcagcagaacaagcGTCATACCTCAACCGCTTGGACAGCGATCTTTCAATGCGTCTTCCACCTCGCTATGTTGATCACGCCTGATCTCCCGCTCCCCCCGTCATGCCGCATTCAACCCCCCATAAGCTCCAGCATCCATACACTCCTTACCCCTCTTACAGCGCGGCACGATCTGCTTTCGTTGCAGGCCCTGCTCGCCGCGCAGCTGTACCTGGTGGCAACAATGTCTCTGCGCACCGCCTCAACTGTGGGAGGGTGTATGCTGCGCTCAATGCTGCACGCGGGCCTCCACAGATGTCCGTTCCGGTACAGGGAGCTTTCAGCCTCTGCCACTTCGCAGCACCGCCATCTCCGCAAGCGCATTTTCTGGTCTGCGTACGCGCTCGATCGCTACTTAAGCCAGGCGCTGGGTTTACCGCTGGGTGTCCAGGACTCGGACATTGATGTCTGTCCGCCGGGGGCTCCTGAGGTGCATAGACCGTTACAGCACCTACCCGTTGCGGGCGCAAACATGATAGGGCTctcggaagaagaggcagcaGCCGAAGCTGAGCGAACGAGAAGGGAAACGCCCTTTGCGAGCTACGTCCAGTCTGGCAAATTAACAGGCGAAGCCCTCGAGCTCTTCCATAAATCGATCTATGTGCGCTCGGTATCCCAGACATCCGTCCTGCTCTTGACGACATCCGTCCATAAATGGTGGAATGGCCTTGACTtaccaccgccaccgcccCCGGCACCACCATCCTCATTGGAAACGAGAGAGACTGAAGAAGCCCCCTTCAACTACACCCCCTTTTTCACCATCCTCTACCaccaccttctcctcctcctgcaccgCCCTGCCCTTTCCCTCCCAAATGGAACGCCCGAGTTCCTCTCCGCACTTCAATCATGCATCTCAGCCGCGCGGCACATCCTCTCCGCGCTCAACACGCAAAAGGACGCAGGCCAAGCGTTCTTCTGGCCTGGATTCCTGAGCGCGGCATGGATGGCAGGCTTGGTACTCGCTTTCGCGTGTCAGTTAGGACAGTATGTGCTGCCCAAGGGTTGTGCAGAAATTGAGAATTGTCTTGAGATCTTGGGGATTATGGCCGGGCAGTGGGAGCCGGCCAGACACTGCCAGCGCGCTTTGAGGGTGCTTCTTAAGGCTGTTTCTGGTGGGTCTAGTGTAACTGCTAGTAATGGCACTGCAGGCATAGAGAATTCGAATGAAATGGCCACTATCGGCCACGGTGCACAACAGCATCTACATACTATCTCAGTCGGTGAGGACGCATCGTCGGTAGCAACCGCACAGCCGGTCTCAGCTACGAATGGTCGCAAGAAGCGGAAGTTGGAGTTGTCTTCTGCGGAGACTCAATTGCAGGATTCTACAGTTGATCAGGAAACTATCACGGAGTCTGGCGTAACTGGAGGAAGCGAATTGTTTACGCCGGGAGAGATAGGCGGGCAAGATGTCGGCTGGGGTCACGCGCTGGGGTTGGACTTCAACATGGTAGACCTACTGCAGGAGGGCAATTTCGACAGTCTGATGGATTTGTTTGGGCAGCAGTATCCGACTTTCTAG
- a CDS encoding isocitrate/isopropylmalate dehydrogenase family protein (transcript_id=CADANIAT00004684) has product MHKIASIPGDGIGPEVVSATIQVVNKLASKLGFQIEFTHLPWGTKYYKEHGQFMSDDALDILRKFDAGLFGAVGDPDVPDHISLWGLLLKIRSPLQLYANVRPVRTFPGTKSPLTTAKNGIDWVLVRENSEGEYCGQGGRSHIGHPWEAATEVAVFTRVAIERIMRFAFETARSRPRKKLTVVTKSNAMRHGMVLWDEVAAEVAKDFPDVDWDKMLVDAITIRMVAEPDSLDTIVGTNLHMDILSDLAAGLAGSIGVAPSSNLDPTRKNPSLFEPVHGSAFDITGKGVANPVATFWSSAEMLSWLGEKDAADKLMGCVERVCEAGILTADLGGNAKTQDVVDAVCAEIDRL; this is encoded by the exons ATGCATAAGATCGCTTCTATTCCCGGTGACGGCATTGGCCCAGAAGTGGTCTCGGCCACAATTCAGGtcgtcaacaagctcgcctCGAAGCTGGGCTTCCAGATCGAGTTCACCCATCTTCCATGGGGAACTAAGTACTACAAGGAACACGGCCAGTTCATGTCTGACGATGCCCTGGATATCCTTCGCAAATTTGATGCCGGCCTTTTTGGCGCTGTTGGCGATCCTG ACGTCCCCGACCATATCTCCCTCTGGGGCTTGCTGTTAAAGATCCGCAGTCCACTTCAATTGTACGCCAATGTCCGTCCTGTCCGGACTTTCCCTGGAACCAAGAGTCCCCTCACCACGGCTAAAAACGGCATCGACTGGGTGCTTGTGCGTGAGAACTCCGAGGGCGAGTACTGCGGACAAGGAGGACGCAGCCATATCGGCCACCCGTGGGAGGCAGCTACTGAGGTCGCCGTCTTCACCCGAGTGGCGATTGAGCGGATTATGCGGTTTGCCTTTGAGACCGCTCGCTCGCGGCCACGCAAGAAGCTTACGGTGGTGACGAAGAGCAATGCGATGCGCCACGGCATGGTCCTCTGGGACGAAGTGGCTGCAGAGGTGGCCAAGGATTTCCCCGACGTTGACTGGGATAAGATGCTGGTTGATGCGATTACCATCAGGATGGTTGCCGAGCCGGACTCGCTGGACACAATTGTTGGGACAAACTTACATATGGACATTCTTTCGGACCTGGCGGCAGGCTTGGCCGGTTCAATCGGCGTGGCCCCAAGCAGTAATCTTGACCCTACGAGGAAGAATCCGTCGCTATTTGAACCGGTGCATGGCAGTGCATTTGATATCACGGGCAAGGGAGTTGCGAACCCAGTGGCTACGTTCTGGTCCTCCGCTGAGATGCTCTCTTggctgggagagaaagatgcaGCAGATAAGCTGATGGGCTGTGTTGAGCGAGTCTGTGAGGCTGGCATCCTTACAGCGGATTTGGGAGGAAACGCGAAGACACAGGATGTAGTGGACGCCGTATGTGCAGAGATTGACCGGCTCTGA
- a CDS encoding uncharacterized protein (transcript_id=CADANIAT00004683) — MPSPQRQPQHFTPTQTCSFCDICPIQGEWLAYHVWYRFALQGIRLDVLRPNSGQQKVPPGGNPRSKLVQGTYTGDVEDMNNLSWLTRAGLTATME; from the exons ATGCCGTCTCCTCAACGCCAGCCTCAACATTTCACTCCCACTCAAACATGCAGCTTCTGCGATATATGCCCGATCCAAGGAGAATGGTTGGCCTATCACGTTTGGTACAGATTTGCCCTCCAGGGCATCCGGCTGGACGTTCTCCGGCCGAATTCGGGCCAACAGAAAGTTCCACCAGGCGGCAACCCCAGGTCGAAG TTAGTCCAGGGAACATATACAGGAGATGTCGAGGATATGAACAACCTATCTTGGTTGACGCGAGCCGGATTGACTGCCACCATGGAGTAG
- the pab1 gene encoding polyadenylate-binding protein fabM (transcript_id=CADANIAT00004687), which yields MSAETSTTPAPAENTNGTPDNAPAPEVTAVEAPATTSQPHSASLYVGELDPSVTEAMLYELFSSIGQVASIRVCRDAVTRRSLGYAYVNYNDTAHGERALDELNYTLIKGKPCRIMWSQRDPALRKTGQGNVFIKNLDSAIDNKALHDTFAAFGNILSCKVAQDEFGVSKGYGFVHYETAEAANNAIKHVNGMLLNDKKVFVGHHISKKDRQSKFEEMKANFTNIYIKNIDPEVEDEEFRKLFEKFGEITSATLSRDSEGKSRGFGFVNFSTHESAQAAVEEMNDKEVRSQKLYVGRAQKKHEREEELRKQYEAARMEKASKYQGVNLYVKNLTDDVDDDKLRELFGPYGTITSAKVMRDTAPVETATPESETKESANKENEKAAEGEKEPAAEEKEKEEKKEAEQKPEKKPLGKSKGFGFVCFSSPDEASKAVTEMNQRMVNGKPLYVALAQRKDVRRSQLEASIQARNNIRQQQAAAAAGMGQAYMAPAVFYGPGQQGFIPGAQRGGMFPPQPGMMMGMPGRPGQYPGPFPGQQGGRGVGPNQQIPPNFQGLPMGAMQGPGIPNGMGYPMVQGQFGGGRGRGQVPGMGGPMRGGYGGGRGGVPLGGQMRPGQGGRGQAVGQPGPETPVGVLTAQALSAAPPQQQKQMLGEALYPKIQATQPELAGKITGMLLEMDNTELLGLLEDDEALRAKVDEALSVYDEYMKNKSDEPAAEKPKEAAQEAPAEENKA from the exons ATGTCTGCTGAAACTTCTACCACCCCCGCCCCCGCCGAGAACACCAACGGCACCCCAGACAACGCTCCTGCTCCCGAGGTTACCGCTGTCGAGGCCCCCGCTACCACCTCCCAGCCTCACTCGGCTTCTCTCTATGTCGGTGAGCTCGACCCCTCCGTGACGGAGGCTATGCTCTACGAgcttttctcctccatcgGTCAGGTTGCCTCCATCCGTGTCTGCCGTGATGCCGTCACCAGACGCTCCCTCGGTTATGCCTACGTTAACTACAACGATACCGCTCACGGTGAGCGCGCTCTTGATGAGCTGAACTACACCCtgatcaagggcaagcccTGCCGTATCATGTGGTCTCAGCGTGACCCCGCCCTGCGCAAGACTGGCCAGGGCAACGTTTTCATCAAGAACTTGGACAGCGCTATTGACAACAAGGCTCTGCACGATACCTTCGCAGCCTTCGGTAACATTCTTAGCTGCAAGGTCGCTCAGGATGAGTTCGGTGTCTCCAAGGGTTACGGTTTCGTGCACTACGAAACCGCTGAGGCCGCCAACAACGCCATCAAGCACGTTAACGGCATGCTTCTGAATGACAAGAAGGTCTTCGTCGGCCACCACATCTCCAAGAAGGATCGCCAGAGCAAGttcgaggagatgaaggcCAACTTCACTAACATctacatcaagaacattgacccagaggtcgaggatgaggagttcCGCAAGCTGTTCGAGAAGTTCGGTGAAATTACTTCCGCCACTCTGAGCCGTGACTCCGAGGGTAAGAGCCGTGGCTTCGGTTTCGTCAACTTCTCCACCCACGAGAGCGCGCAGGCCGCCGTCGAGGAGATGAACGACAAGGAAGTCCGCAGCCAGAAGCTCTACGTTGGCCGTGCCCAGAAGAAGCACGAGCGTGAGGAGGAGCTCCGCAAGCAGTACGAGGCCGCCCGCATGGAGAAAGCCTCCAAGTACCAGGGTGTCAACCTCTACGTCAAGAATCTTActgacgatgttgatgatgacaagCTCCGTGAGCTTTTCGGTCCTTACGGTACTATTACCTCCGCCAAGGTGATGCGCGACACCGCTCCTGTTGAGACCGCCACTCCTGAGTCTGAGACCAAGGAGTCCGCCAACAAGGAGAATGAGAAGGCCGCCGAGGGTGAGAAGGAACCTGCCgctgaggagaaggagaaggaggagaagaaggaggctgagcagaagcCTGAGAAGAAGCCCCTCGGCAAGAGCAAGGGCTTTGGTTTCGTTTGCTTCAGCAGCCCTGACGAGGCCTCCAAGGCTGTCACTGAGATGAACCAGCGCATGGTTAACGGCAAGCCTCTCTATGTCGCCCTTGCCCAGCGCAAGGATGTCCGCCGCAGCCAGCTTGAGGCCAGCATCCAGGCCCGCAACAAcatccgccagcagcaggctgccgctgcagccgGTATGGGCCAGGCTTACATGGCTCCCGCCGTTTTCTACGGCCCCGGCCAGCAGGGTTTCATCCCTGGTGCTCAACGTGGCGGCATGTTCCCTCCCCAGCCCGGTATGATGATGGGCATGCCCGGTCGCCCTGGTCAGTACCCCGGTCCTTTCCCTGGCCAGCAGGGTGGACGTGGCGTTGGCCCCAACCAGCAGATCCCCCCCAACTTCCAAGGTCTCCCCATGGGCGCCATGCAGGGCCCTGGTATCCCTAACGGCATGGGCTACCCCATGGTTCAGGGTCAGTTTGGTGgtggccgtggccgtggtCAGGTCCCCGGAATGGGTGGTCCTATGCGTGGTGGCTACGGTGGCGGCCGTGGTGGCGTTCCTCTTGGCGGACAGATGCGCCCCGGCCAGGGCGGTCGCGGTCAAGCCGTCGGTCAGCCCGGACCCGAAACTCCCGTCGGTGTTCTCACTGCCCAagctctctccgccgctcctcctcagcaacagaagcagatgctCGGCGAGGCTCTCTACCCTAAGATCCAGGCCACTCAGCCCGAGCTTGCTGGTAAGATTACTGGTATGCTTCTGGAGATGGACAACACTGAACTGCTTGGCCT TctcgaggatgacgaggctTTGCGCGCCAAGGTCGACGAAGCCCTTAGCGTTTATGACGAGTACATGAAGAACAAGTCCGACGAGCCTGCTGCCGAGAAGCCCAAGGAGGCTGCTCAGGAGGCTCCTGCTGAGGAGAACAAGGCTTAA
- a CDS encoding SMP-30/gluconolactonase/LRE family protein (transcript_id=CADANIAT00004682), whose amino-acid sequence MATAILLLFFATVLSSCGSWDKRTVICVHKYASVLPGKFSRTPPINLGATGSFASAVVPADTSFASIANATFIVYDLARAQAIRGSAPTFQMMLARPWSTMKLRHMCRNWAVSSSEFFTTGIYTLDPKTNKTTPLLSTYFGYYFNGADDLAIESNGDIWFTDDDYGWLDKTSTNAPSLNPAIYRFRPSTGMVQVASTALRQPNGTRFSPSGKILYVTDTGAASGSLSVPFDEISYTLDYRARRPAPLSINAQSTRLWSGRADGLQIARNGYLVAASGYPIDIMDGTGILLVQIQAPFRVNSIAFAGKNMNELWLMGVPPSIGLG is encoded by the exons ATGGCGACTGcaatccttcttcttttctttgct ACGGTGCTATCCTCATGCGGATCATGGGACAAAAGGACGGTAATCTGCGTCCACAAATATGCCAGTGTTCTGCCTGGAAAATTCTCCAGAACTCCTCCGATCAACCTCGGGGCCACGGGCAGCTTCGCCTCAGCTGTGGTCCCCGCGGATACATCCTTTGCATCGATCGCGAATGCTACTTTCATTGTGTATGATCTTGCTCGAGCCCAGGCTATCCGAGGGAGTGCGCCCACGTTCCAGATGATGTTAGCACGCCCATGGTCCACCATGAAGCTCCGACATATGTGCCGGAACTGGGCCGTCT CCTCCTCTGAATTCTTTACGACTGGAATCTACACCTTGGACCCCAAGACGAATAAGACGACACCGCTCCTTAGCACCTACTTTGGGTACTACTTCAACGGAGCAGATGACTTGGCCATTGAGTCCAATGGCGACATCTGGTTCACAGACGACG ACTACGGCTGGCTGGACAAGACGTCGACTAATGCGCCGTCACTGAACCCGGCCATCTATCGATTCCGACCTAGCACTGGAATGGTGCAGGTGGCCAGCACAGCTCTGAGACAACCCAACGGCACTCGCTTTTCTCCGTCTGGCAAAATCTTGTACGTGACCGACACAGGCGCGGCTTCAGGGTCTCTATCGGTACCCTTTGATGAGATTTCTTATACGTTGGACTACAGAG CACGAAGACCAGCTCCATTATCAATCAACGCCCAATCTACCAGGCTGTGGAGTGGGCGGGCTGATGGACTGCAGATCGCGCGCAACGGATATCTCGTCGCCGCTTCTGGATATCCCATCGACATTATGGATGGGACCGGTATCCTGTTAGTGCAGATCCAGGCGCCGTTTCGCGTCAATAGCATTGCGTTTGCAGGGAAGAACATGAATGAGCTCTGGCTT ATGGGGGTGCCTCCAAGTATTGGACTTGGGTGA